From one Bacteroides intestinalis DSM 17393 genomic stretch:
- a CDS encoding DUF5113 domain-containing protein, translated as MISCVGTAPTKEVHLIDSLNQVAYSYRYKDLDSSCHAATQAYGKVNLYSQGKAEASNNLGFCAFMRMDFEKAEKFHKDVYSLTKNELEQLVADIGLMKIYQRTAMNKEFYDYRNSALRRMKRIDEDNKLFVDKHERLRLNYAYSEFYIVSAVYYYYLQQRPEAVASINEIYPQEELAADMNQLLYYHYIKGSAALCEGETADERRLREFDELYTTWKLASRGGYLYFEGNGVQGLANLMASPDNYDFFQGRRSHALKQFGVPVDSLLPMHLGQLALKKFKQYNDVYQIAGAYVSIGKYLNAHDNYAEALDTLTLALECVNSHHRRFYDCHDSLDWLKTYDMRDTISSEKAWIERKLRTVPEWISRIREQLSVTYAGLEMKQHSDYNRNIYLDILEDTRQDKELESRYQALESEARQLNILLFFVIVGFILVVIFFWIFNKRSKERNHVHLHRLRQMLDICQKITASIPTDAQTEEEIVDAILSAVQTDIEELFSVKDIRIEDGQLVLPKRLTKDEKAILHVIAPYITWALDNGMTSISLGDERRRLEKERYVYEQHIAGNKRQNLIKKACMAIVNGIHPYIDRIINEVHKLTEKGFIHDEHIKAEKYQYMDELVTTINEYNDILALWIKMKQGSLSLNIETFGLNELFDLIRKGGRAFEMKQQQLEVTPTDTCVKADKALTLFMINTLAENARKYTPKGGKVKVYANPTEEYVEISVEDTGYGLSEEDVTRIVGEKLYNSQEIGVLDAADREELLKNKGSGFGLMNCKGIIEKYRKTNEVFRVCLFNVESTLGKGSRFYFRLPTGVRKTLMVFLCIFFSIGMSSCNKAVEEAVMQPDEIYAQTAQDSLSLAAENEFEALLNEASDYANDAYYSNVEGNFEQALEYVDSAMSCLNAHYKRYAQEPQRYMSLRGEGEPGELSWWNDLFNSDFHVILDIRNEAAVAFLALKQWDAYSYNNAAYTTLYKLLGEDQSLEEYCRQLERSTNNKMVGVILFIGLIAMLLLGYYILYIRKRLVNRWNLEQVLEINRQIFAASLIQVPETEEALQREEDTLKAIPQRIVDEGFDAVNELLSIDRLGIAVYNETTHQLEYASNSIEKELSSTGDNGSSAAEDELWKEVVQRCFEQHTQLSAPGFEALPLVVDAAGDSRCVGVLYLERQENVDQETAHLLLELIARYIAIVVFNAVVKLATKYRDIEAAHEEAHRASWEDGMLHVQNMVLDNCLSTIKHETIYYPNKIKQLIGKLRSGILSETEEKETVSAISELIEYYKGIFTILSSCASRQLEEVTFRRGIISVPELFALAEKYFRKANKGKGVAVSFSTRAIDERVVGDFIQLRFLLENLIDEALSVPLDGEIHLAAAVDGEYIRFLFTDMRRTKTREELNQLFYPNLERMMATGEKGELRGTEYLVCKQIIRDHDEFAGKRGCRINAEPAENGGFTVYFTIPRRK; from the coding sequence ATGATTTCTTGTGTGGGTACTGCTCCCACCAAGGAAGTACATCTTATCGATTCGCTCAACCAAGTGGCTTATTCTTATCGTTATAAAGACCTAGACTCTTCTTGTCATGCTGCCACACAAGCTTATGGAAAAGTGAATCTGTATAGTCAGGGGAAAGCGGAAGCATCCAATAATCTGGGCTTTTGCGCTTTTATGCGCATGGATTTTGAGAAAGCGGAGAAATTTCATAAAGATGTGTATAGTCTGACAAAAAATGAACTGGAACAGCTGGTTGCCGATATCGGACTGATGAAAATCTATCAGCGGACAGCCATGAATAAAGAATTTTATGACTATCGGAACAGTGCTCTCCGCCGCATGAAACGTATAGATGAAGATAACAAGCTCTTCGTAGATAAGCACGAACGGTTGAGATTGAACTATGCATACTCCGAATTTTATATTGTTTCCGCTGTCTATTACTACTATCTGCAACAACGTCCGGAAGCGGTGGCTTCCATCAATGAAATCTATCCGCAAGAAGAACTTGCGGCAGACATGAACCAGTTATTGTATTATCATTATATAAAAGGATCAGCGGCGCTTTGTGAGGGCGAAACTGCAGACGAACGTCGTTTACGTGAATTCGACGAGCTGTATACAACGTGGAAATTGGCATCCCGTGGAGGATACTTGTATTTTGAAGGTAATGGAGTGCAGGGGCTTGCTAACCTGATGGCGTCTCCCGATAATTATGATTTCTTCCAAGGCAGGCGGTCTCATGCATTGAAACAGTTTGGTGTACCTGTGGATTCCCTGTTGCCTATGCATTTAGGACAATTGGCTTTGAAGAAATTCAAGCAATATAATGATGTGTATCAGATTGCCGGTGCCTATGTCTCTATTGGGAAATATCTGAATGCGCATGATAACTATGCCGAAGCATTGGACACTCTGACGCTTGCCTTAGAATGTGTGAACAGCCATCATCGCCGTTTTTATGATTGCCATGATAGCCTGGATTGGTTGAAAACCTATGATATGCGGGATACCATTTCTTCAGAAAAAGCATGGATAGAGCGTAAGTTACGAACCGTTCCAGAATGGATTTCACGTATTCGCGAACAACTGAGTGTTACGTATGCCGGACTGGAAATGAAGCAACACTCCGATTATAATCGCAATATTTATCTGGATATTCTGGAAGATACCCGTCAGGATAAGGAGTTAGAAAGCCGCTATCAGGCTTTGGAAAGTGAAGCCCGGCAACTCAATATTTTACTCTTCTTCGTGATTGTCGGTTTTATACTGGTGGTTATATTCTTTTGGATATTCAATAAGCGGTCTAAAGAACGTAATCATGTCCATTTGCACCGTTTGAGGCAGATGTTGGACATTTGTCAGAAAATAACTGCTTCTATTCCCACGGACGCGCAGACGGAAGAAGAGATTGTAGATGCCATTCTTTCTGCTGTGCAGACAGATATAGAGGAACTTTTCAGTGTAAAAGACATCCGGATAGAAGATGGGCAGTTGGTATTACCCAAACGTCTTACAAAGGATGAGAAGGCAATACTACATGTGATTGCTCCTTATATTACATGGGCGCTTGACAACGGTATGACTTCCATCTCGCTGGGTGACGAACGTCGCCGGTTGGAGAAAGAACGGTACGTGTACGAACAGCATATAGCCGGGAATAAACGTCAGAATCTTATAAAGAAAGCGTGTATGGCCATTGTGAATGGTATTCATCCGTACATAGACCGTATTATTAATGAAGTACATAAACTGACGGAAAAGGGTTTTATCCATGACGAACACATCAAAGCTGAGAAGTATCAATATATGGACGAATTGGTGACAACCATCAATGAATACAATGATATCCTTGCTTTATGGATTAAAATGAAACAGGGTAGCCTGAGCTTAAATATAGAAACATTCGGGTTGAACGAGCTTTTCGATCTGATACGGAAAGGAGGCCGTGCCTTCGAAATGAAACAGCAACAACTGGAAGTGACGCCAACGGATACCTGTGTGAAAGCTGACAAGGCATTGACGTTGTTCATGATAAACACGCTTGCAGAAAATGCCCGTAAATATACTCCAAAGGGAGGCAAGGTAAAAGTCTATGCAAATCCGACAGAAGAATATGTGGAAATCTCAGTAGAAGATACCGGTTATGGCCTTTCAGAAGAAGATGTGACGCGTATTGTCGGTGAGAAATTGTATAATTCGCAGGAAATAGGCGTACTGGATGCTGCCGACCGGGAAGAACTACTGAAAAACAAAGGGAGCGGCTTCGGCCTGATGAATTGTAAAGGTATCATTGAGAAATACCGGAAGACGAACGAAGTATTCAGAGTCTGTTTGTTCAATGTAGAAAGTACTTTAGGGAAGGGCAGTCGTTTTTATTTCCGTTTGCCTACAGGAGTGCGTAAAACTTTGATGGTATTTCTGTGCATATTCTTTTCTATAGGCATGAGTTCATGCAATAAAGCAGTAGAGGAAGCGGTGATGCAACCGGATGAAATCTATGCGCAAACGGCTCAGGATTCTTTGTCATTAGCTGCGGAAAATGAGTTTGAAGCTCTGTTGAATGAGGCGTCCGACTATGCCAATGATGCCTATTATAGTAATGTGGAAGGAAATTTTGAACAGGCTTTGGAATATGTAGATTCTGCCATGTCTTGCCTGAATGCGCATTATAAGAGGTATGCCCAGGAGCCGCAGCGCTATATGTCATTGAGAGGAGAAGGGGAGCCGGGTGAGTTATCCTGGTGGAATGATCTTTTCAATTCGGACTTTCATGTCATTCTGGATATCCGGAATGAGGCGGCTGTCGCTTTTCTTGCGTTGAAACAATGGGATGCATACAGTTATAATAATGCCGCTTATACGACTTTGTACAAATTGCTGGGTGAAGATCAGTCTTTGGAGGAATATTGCCGTCAGTTGGAACGTTCCACCAATAATAAGATGGTGGGGGTTATCCTGTTTATCGGACTTATAGCTATGTTGCTCTTGGGATATTACATCCTGTATATTCGCAAACGTCTTGTAAACCGTTGGAATCTGGAACAGGTTTTGGAAATCAATAGACAGATCTTTGCTGCCTCCCTGATACAAGTTCCCGAAACAGAAGAGGCATTGCAACGGGAAGAAGATACCCTGAAAGCTATTCCTCAACGTATCGTTGACGAAGGCTTTGATGCCGTAAATGAGTTGCTAAGTATTGATCGGTTGGGAATCGCCGTTTATAATGAAACGACACATCAACTGGAATATGCGTCAAATTCTATAGAAAAAGAGTTGTCCTCTACGGGAGATAATGGATCATCTGCGGCAGAAGATGAACTTTGGAAGGAAGTAGTTCAACGCTGTTTTGAACAGCATACTCAACTGTCCGCACCGGGATTTGAAGCTTTGCCTTTGGTGGTGGATGCTGCGGGTGATTCGCGCTGTGTGGGTGTGTTATATCTAGAACGGCAAGAGAATGTTGATCAAGAGACAGCTCATCTATTGCTGGAATTGATTGCGCGGTATATAGCGATTGTGGTCTTCAATGCAGTTGTGAAACTGGCAACAAAATACCGCGACATCGAAGCTGCGCATGAAGAAGCACACCGGGCGTCATGGGAGGACGGTATGTTGCATGTGCAGAATATGGTGCTTGATAATTGTCTTTCCACCATCAAGCACGAGACAATTTATTATCCGAATAAGATCAAGCAACTCATTGGTAAACTCCGTTCAGGTATTCTCTCAGAAACGGAAGAAAAAGAGACGGTTTCAGCTATCAGCGAATTGATAGAATATTATAAAGGTATATTTACCATATTGAGTTCGTGCGCATCGCGACAGTTGGAAGAAGTTACGTTCCGTCGCGGGATAATTTCCGTACCGGAGTTGTTTGCTCTGGCAGAAAAGTATTTCCGTAAAGCAAATAAGGGAAAAGGGGTTGCTGTATCTTTCTCTACAAGAGCTATTGATGAAAGAGTGGTCGGAGATTTTATCCAACTCCGCTTCTTATTGGAGAATCTGATAGACGAAGCCTTGTCTGTTCCTCTGGATGGAGAAATACATTTGGCGGCAGCAGTAGACGGAGAATATATTCGTTTCCTTTTCACTGATATGCGAAGGACGAAAACCCGTGAGGAATTAAATCAACTTTTCTATCCAAACTTGGAACGTATGATGGCAACAGGAGAAAAAGGAGAGTTGCGAGGTACGGAGTATCTCGTCTGCAAGCAGATTATTCGTGACCATGACGAGTTTGCTGGAAAACGTGGCTGTCGCATCAATGCTGAACCGGCTGAGAATGGCGGATTTACAGTTTATTTTACGATACCGAGAAGAAAATAA
- a CDS encoding ribose-phosphate pyrophosphokinase yields MSEKAPVMVFSGTNSRYLAEKICASLDCPLGKMNITHFADGEFAVSYEESIRGAHVFLVQSTFPNSDNLMELLLMIDAAKRASAKSVVAVIPYFGWARQDRKDKPRVSIGAKLVADLLSVAGIDRLITMDLHADQIQGFFNIPVDHLYASAVFLPYIESLKLKDLVIATPDVGGSKRASTFSKYLGVPLVLCNKSREKANEVASMQIIGDVTDKNVVLVDDIVDTAGTITKAANIMLDAGAKSVRAIASHCVMSDPASFRVQESSLTEIVFTDSIPYSKKCAKVKQLSIADMFAETIKRVVNNESISSQYII; encoded by the coding sequence ATGAGCGAAAAAGCACCCGTAATGGTATTCTCCGGAACTAACTCGAGATACCTTGCAGAGAAAATCTGCGCAAGCCTTGATTGCCCTCTGGGAAAGATGAACATCACCCACTTTGCTGATGGTGAGTTTGCTGTTTCCTATGAAGAGTCAATTCGTGGCGCACATGTATTCCTGGTTCAATCCACCTTCCCTAATTCCGACAATTTAATGGAACTTCTGCTGATGATCGACGCAGCTAAAAGAGCGTCTGCTAAAAGCGTTGTTGCAGTCATTCCATATTTCGGTTGGGCACGACAGGACAGAAAAGACAAACCTCGCGTTTCTATCGGCGCAAAGTTAGTAGCCGATTTACTTTCAGTAGCAGGTATCGATCGTTTGATTACGATGGATCTCCATGCTGATCAAATCCAAGGTTTCTTCAACATTCCGGTAGATCACTTGTATGCTTCGGCAGTGTTCCTACCCTATATCGAGTCCTTGAAACTGAAAGATCTTGTAATCGCTACGCCGGATGTGGGTGGTTCCAAACGTGCCAGCACATTCTCAAAGTATTTGGGAGTTCCCCTGGTATTGTGCAACAAATCACGTGAGAAAGCAAACGAAGTTGCATCCATGCAGATTATCGGTGATGTAACCGATAAGAACGTAGTATTGGTAGATGACATCGTAGATACAGCCGGTACTATCACTAAAGCAGCTAACATTATGTTGGATGCTGGTGCTAAATCAGTACGCGCTATTGCAAGCCACTGTGTAATGTCCGATCCGGCATCTTTCCGTGTACAGGAATCCAGTCTGACTGAAATCGTATTTACCGATAGTATCCCCTACTCTAAGAAATGCGCGAAAGTAAAACAACTCAGTATTGCTGATATGTTTGCAGAAACCATTAAGAGAGTGGTGAATAATGAGTCTATCAGTTCGCAGTATATTATCTAA
- a CDS encoding DUF5932 domain-containing protein encodes MEDKKFKVIIVEDVKLELKGTEEIFRHEIPNAEVIGTAMTESEFWTLIEAGVPDLVLLDLGLGGSTTIGVDICRNIFKRYPGVHVLIFTGEILNEKLWVDVLNAGADGIILKTGELLTKTDVQAVMDGKKLVFNYPILEKIVDRFKQSVANDAKRQEAVISYDIDEYDERFLRHLALGYTKDMIANLKGMPFGVKSLEKRQNDLVNRLFPQGERVGVNATRLVVRALELRILDIDNLEADDE; translated from the coding sequence ATGGAAGACAAGAAATTCAAAGTAATTATTGTAGAAGACGTCAAGCTTGAACTGAAAGGAACGGAAGAAATCTTCCGCCATGAAATACCCAACGCGGAAGTTATCGGTACGGCCATGACCGAAAGTGAATTCTGGACATTGATAGAGGCCGGAGTTCCTGATTTGGTATTGCTGGATTTAGGGTTGGGTGGTTCTACTACTATTGGTGTGGATATCTGCCGGAATATCTTTAAGCGCTATCCGGGAGTACACGTACTCATATTTACCGGAGAAATTCTGAATGAAAAGCTTTGGGTGGATGTTCTGAATGCGGGTGCTGACGGTATTATTTTGAAAACAGGTGAGCTGCTTACGAAAACAGATGTACAGGCAGTAATGGATGGAAAGAAGCTGGTTTTTAATTATCCTATTCTGGAAAAAATTGTAGACCGTTTCAAGCAATCTGTTGCGAATGATGCTAAACGTCAGGAAGCGGTTATCAGTTATGATATTGATGAGTATGACGAACGTTTCCTACGCCATCTGGCATTGGGGTATACCAAAGATATGATTGCTAACCTGAAAGGCATGCCTTTTGGAGTTAAATCTCTGGAAAAGCGTCAGAATGATTTGGTAAACCGTCTGTTTCCACAAGGAGAGCGGGTAGGAGTGAATGCAACCCGTCTGGTTGTGCGTGCTTTGGAACTCCGTATTCTTGATATAGATAATCTGGAAGCAGATGATGAATAA
- the kdsB gene encoding 3-deoxy-manno-octulosonate cytidylyltransferase translates to MKFLGIIPARYASTRFPAKPLAMLGGKTVIQRVYEQVVGILDDAYVATDDERIEEAVKAFGGKVVMTSVNHKSGTDRCYEAYTKIEGDFDVIVNIQGDEPFIQPSQLETVKACFDDIATQIATLVKPFTPENGFEALENINSPKVVLNKNMNALYFSRSIIPYQRNVEKQDWLKNHTYYKHIGLYAYRAEVLKEITSLPQSSLELAESLEQLRWLENGYTIKAGITEVETIGIDTPQDLEKAEEFLKIC, encoded by the coding sequence TTGAAGTTTTTAGGAATCATTCCCGCCCGTTATGCATCCACGCGTTTTCCTGCAAAACCGTTGGCTATGCTGGGAGGTAAAACTGTAATACAGCGAGTCTATGAACAAGTGGTAGGTATTTTGGACGATGCTTATGTGGCTACAGATGACGAACGGATTGAAGAAGCTGTAAAAGCTTTCGGAGGTAAAGTAGTGATGACTTCCGTGAATCATAAAAGTGGTACGGATCGTTGCTATGAAGCATATACTAAAATAGAGGGAGACTTTGATGTCATAGTCAACATTCAGGGTGACGAACCTTTTATTCAACCCTCCCAACTGGAAACTGTAAAAGCTTGCTTCGACGATATTGCGACCCAGATTGCTACACTGGTGAAACCTTTTACTCCTGAGAATGGATTTGAAGCTTTGGAGAATATCAATTCTCCGAAAGTAGTGCTGAATAAGAACATGAATGCACTCTATTTCAGCCGCTCCATTATTCCTTATCAGCGAAATGTGGAAAAACAGGATTGGCTGAAAAATCACACTTATTATAAGCATATAGGATTATACGCCTATCGTGCTGAAGTTTTAAAAGAGATTACTTCGTTGCCGCAATCTTCACTGGAACTGGCAGAATCGCTGGAACAACTTCGCTGGCTGGAGAATGGTTATACCATTAAAGCCGGTATTACCGAAGTAGAGACCATTGGCATTGATACTCCCCAGGATTTGGAAAAGGCTGAAGAATTCTTGAAAATATGTTAG
- a CDS encoding M16 family metallopeptidase: MLDRTIQPRICEPEQLAVPSPECRVMKNGIPLYILNAGDNEVVRIDLLIEGGRWQQSQRLQALFTNRMLREGTRRYSAAAIAEKLDYYGAWLELSSSSEYAYITLYSLNKYLPETLDVFESIVKEPLFPEKELGVIIDSNIQQFLVNCSKVDFLAHRTLINAVYGDTHPCGQLVQKEDYHLINPSVLQSFYDRYYHSGNCSIYLAGKVSEDAIRRIETLFGSEPFGKDFRKPEKLSYVPVTSSEKRIFTERADAMQSAVRMGMLSLDRRHPDYLKVRVLVTLFGGYFGSRLMSNIREDKGYTYGISAGIMPYPDSGLLVVNAETANEFVEPLIKEVYHEIDRLQNDLVPVEELAMVRNYMLGDMCRSYESAFSLADAWIFIHTSGLPDSYVRDAVEAVKTITPVEIRELASRYLCKETLKEIVSGKKMS; the protein is encoded by the coding sequence ATGTTAGACAGAACTATCCAGCCCCGTATTTGTGAGCCGGAACAACTGGCAGTGCCATCTCCCGAATGTCGGGTGATGAAAAATGGCATACCTTTATATATACTCAATGCCGGGGATAATGAAGTAGTCCGAATTGATCTGTTGATAGAAGGTGGACGCTGGCAACAGAGCCAACGTTTGCAGGCTTTGTTTACCAACCGGATGCTGCGCGAAGGTACCCGGCGTTATTCAGCCGCGGCCATTGCCGAAAAGTTGGATTACTATGGTGCCTGGTTGGAGCTTTCCAGCTCGTCCGAGTATGCTTATATCACCCTTTATTCTTTGAATAAATATCTGCCGGAAACTTTAGATGTTTTTGAATCTATCGTAAAAGAACCTCTTTTCCCTGAAAAAGAGTTGGGAGTGATTATCGACAGTAATATCCAGCAATTTCTTGTGAACTGCTCCAAGGTGGACTTTCTGGCCCATCGCACTTTGATAAATGCCGTATATGGCGATACGCATCCGTGCGGGCAATTAGTGCAGAAGGAAGATTATCATTTGATCAACCCTTCTGTCTTGCAATCGTTTTACGACCGATATTATCATTCCGGAAATTGCAGTATCTATCTTGCGGGGAAGGTCAGCGAAGACGCTATCCGTCGTATTGAAACTCTTTTTGGAAGTGAACCTTTCGGTAAAGATTTCCGGAAGCCGGAAAAACTGTCTTATGTTCCGGTAACTTCTTCTGAGAAACGTATTTTTACCGAGCGTGCCGATGCAATGCAAAGTGCTGTTCGCATGGGAATGCTTTCTTTGGATCGACGCCATCCTGACTATTTGAAAGTTCGCGTTCTGGTTACCTTGTTCGGAGGGTATTTCGGTAGCCGTTTGATGTCTAATATTCGTGAAGATAAAGGATATACGTATGGTATATCTGCCGGTATCATGCCTTATCCCGATAGTGGACTGTTGGTTGTCAATGCAGAGACTGCCAATGAATTTGTAGAGCCGCTTATCAAAGAAGTTTACCATGAAATAGACCGTCTACAAAATGACCTCGTACCTGTCGAAGAACTTGCCATGGTGAGAAACTATATGTTGGGCGATATGTGTCGCAGCTATGAGTCTGCCTTCTCACTGGCGGATGCCTGGATCTTTATTCATACTTCCGGCCTCCCGGACTCGTATGTGAGGGATGCCGTAGAAGCTGTGAAGACAATTACTCCTGTCGAGATACGTGAACTTGCCTCACGCTATTTGTGCAAAGAGACATTAAAAGAAATCGTATCCGGCAAAAAAATGTCATAA
- a CDS encoding MORN repeat-containing protein codes for MKYLYTALILVFMSQGGATAQEKKSGFFDKVKTTFSSEIKIGTHTFKDGSVYTGEMKGRKPNGKGKTVFKNGNVYEGEYVKGKREGYGTYTFPDGEKYEGQWFQDQQHGKGIYYFMNNNRYDGMWFQDYQQGKGTMYYYTGDIYEGDWVNDKREGQGTYTWKNGSKYEGSWKNDKKEGKGTFVWNDGCKYEGDWKNDVRDGKGTFEYANGDKYVGDWKDDMQHGKGIYFFHTGDRYEGAYVQGERTGAGIYYHANGNKYVGNFKDGMQHGKGVFTWASGAVYDGDWKDNQRDGRGTYKWNVGDSYEGEWKNNQFNGQGTLIMTDGTKYKGGFVNGMEEGNGIQEDKNGNRYEGFFKQGKKHGPFVETDKNGKVIKKGTYKMGRLE; via the coding sequence ATGAAATATCTATATACTGCACTCATTCTGGTATTCATGTCCCAAGGCGGGGCGACGGCCCAGGAAAAGAAATCCGGTTTCTTCGATAAAGTAAAAACGACTTTCTCTTCTGAAATAAAGATAGGAACTCATACCTTCAAAGACGGTTCCGTATATACGGGTGAAATGAAAGGACGTAAGCCCAACGGAAAAGGTAAGACGGTTTTCAAAAATGGCAATGTCTACGAGGGTGAATATGTGAAAGGAAAACGTGAAGGATATGGTACTTATACATTTCCTGACGGCGAAAAGTACGAAGGACAATGGTTCCAAGATCAGCAACACGGTAAGGGTATCTACTATTTCATGAACAACAACCGTTATGACGGCATGTGGTTTCAGGATTATCAGCAAGGCAAAGGTACAATGTACTACTATACCGGTGATATTTACGAAGGAGACTGGGTAAATGATAAACGTGAAGGTCAAGGTACATACACTTGGAAAAACGGTTCCAAATATGAAGGTTCCTGGAAGAATGATAAGAAAGAGGGTAAAGGTACTTTTGTCTGGAATGACGGCTGTAAATACGAAGGTGATTGGAAGAATGATGTGCGTGATGGAAAAGGAACTTTCGAATATGCCAACGGAGATAAATATGTAGGCGACTGGAAAGATGATATGCAACATGGCAAAGGTATTTACTTCTTCCACACCGGTGACCGCTATGAAGGTGCGTATGTGCAGGGTGAACGTACCGGAGCCGGTATTTATTATCACGCCAACGGCAATAAATATGTAGGAAACTTTAAAGACGGCATGCAACACGGAAAAGGTGTGTTTACTTGGGCAAGTGGTGCGGTCTATGACGGCGACTGGAAAGATAACCAACGTGACGGCCGTGGAACGTATAAATGGAATGTAGGTGATTCTTACGAAGGTGAATGGAAAAATAACCAGTTCAATGGTCAGGGAACCCTGATTATGACAGACGGAACTAAATATAAAGGTGGTTTTGTGAATGGTATGGAAGAAGGTAACGGTATACAGGAGGATAAAAACGGTAATCGTTACGAAGGCTTCTTCAAGCAAGGCAAAAAGCACGGTCCTTTTGTTGAAACGGATAAAAACGGGAAAGTAATAAAAAAGGGCACGTACAAAATGGGAAGACTGGAGTAG
- a CDS encoding 2-amino-4-hydroxy-6-hydroxymethyldihydropteridine diphosphokinase — MVYTISIGSNEQRKKNLSLARKRLKELFPGIRFSTEEETKPLYFRRSSLFSNQVARFISSSDVAEITSCLKAIEREAGRMPEEKKQEIVRLDLDLLSCDDTVYKPDDLKRDYICRGLKEIE; from the coding sequence GTGGTTTATACAATCAGCATCGGTAGTAACGAGCAACGGAAAAAGAATCTTTCGTTGGCGCGGAAGCGGTTGAAAGAACTGTTTCCTGGCATTCGTTTTTCTACGGAAGAGGAGACTAAGCCGCTTTATTTCCGGCGTTCATCTTTATTTTCCAATCAGGTGGCACGTTTTATTTCCAGTAGCGATGTGGCGGAAATAACTTCTTGTTTGAAAGCTATTGAACGGGAAGCGGGGCGGATGCCTGAAGAGAAAAAACAAGAAATAGTCCGGTTGGATTTGGACTTGTTGTCGTGTGATGATACTGTCTATAAACCCGACGATTTAAAAAGAGACTACATTTGTCGGGGATTAAAAGAGATAGAGTAA